The Paenibacillus sp. RC334 nucleotide sequence GAGAGGATTAAGTTGCGACTGGTACCTGTTACATTATTAAGAGCCGGCATGAAGCTGGGCAAAAAAATATACAATGAAAATGGAATGGTGCTGCTCTCGGAGGGTGTTGAGCTTACTTCGCGATTGATTGAACGTCTAGGCCAAGTCGGAATTGGATATGTATACATTGAGGATGCGGTGACAGAAGATATCGTAATTCCCGAAATGATCCATGAACAGACGAGGAAGATGGCGCTACAGGAGATCAAGAAGCAGTTTCAGGGTCAGACATCCTACTCCGTAGATCATAAGCACCAATACTTTGGCAAGTCATTTTATAAGGTGATGGAGTCCATTCTGGACGATATCGGAGGCCGTCAGGATGCCGTCATTATGCTGATGGATATCGGGGCGGCAGATCAGGATCTGTATCATCATTCATTGAATGTATGTCTGTATTCACTTGTACTAGGAATATCCAACGGATACAATAACAACCAGCTCATGGAGCTGGGCATAGGTTCACTATTGCACGATATTGGTAAAATGAAAATTTCACCTCAAGTGCTCTATAAGCCGGGCAAATTGACGGACGAGGAATACGAGCACATGAAAACGCACACGGTGATCGGCTATAAGCTACTTAAAGACGAACCGGGAATTCCCCTGCTGTCGGCTCACTGTGCATTACAGCATCATGAACGTATCGACGGCAGCGGATATCCGAACGGCTGGAAGAAGGACCAAATCCACGAATACGCCAAATGGATCGGCCTGGCAGACTCATACGATGCGATGACAGCAAGTCGAATATACAAGCAGCCATTGTTGCCCTATGAAGCAATGGAGGTGCTGTATGCCGGTGCGGGCACGTTGTATGAGCAACGGATGCTGGAGGCATTCCGCGATTGTGTAGCTATATACCCGCTGGGGCTCTCCGTGATGCTCAATACGGGGGAAGAAGGGGTTGTGGTGCGCATACACTCCAAAATCCCACAAAGGCCCGTTATTCGCATTGTGAGGGATCGGGACGGACAGGAACTGAAAGCGCCTTACGACGTGGATCTGTCCGTATCTCTTTCGGTGATGATTACCAACACACTGGGTGCTACAGCTTCCCCTTTTGGAGCAATGCACGTGGATTAGCAAATGAAGTGGCAGAAAATATGCAGCTACTTTACACATCATGATATGATATTCATACGTCTTTTGAGGTTAATAACAGAAATAAGGTGAAAAATAATGACAGTTCTACAAAACAACACACTTTCACAAATATCACCAGCATATGATCCGTGGGACCCGATTGTCTCGCTGCGCACACATGGCCGTCATTTGCTGACAAGTGTGGAAATGACCGTGACGCATCTGTGCAATATGCGCTGTGAGCACTGCGCTGTGGGCGACATGCTTGTTATGAAGGAGGCTCCCTTCCTTCCGTTAGATCTGATGCTGAAACGACTGGATGAAGTCGAGCATCTGGAGACGATCAGTATGACAGGCGGAGAACCCGCTTTGCTCGATAAAACGGTGGACGAAGTGATCGTTCCGCTGCTGAAATATGCCAAAGAGCGTGGTATTCGCTCGCAAATCAACTCCAACCTGACATTGGATATTCGCAGATATGAGAAGATGCTCCCTTATCTGGATGTCATGCATATATCGTTTAATTATTTGAATGCCGACGATTTTTATGAAGTGGGTTTTGCAAATACCGGACGTCCGACTCCACGCGCGGGGGCTGTTCGTCTTTATGAGAAAATGGTGGAAAATGCCCGCAGGTTGAGCGAAATGGGTATGTTTATTTCTGCCGAATCCATGATTAATTACCGTACTCACACGAAGCTGGATGGTATTCATCAGTTGATTAATGAAATGGGCTGTCGACGGCATGAGGTTCATCCGATGTACGCATCGAATTTTGCCTCTACCTTGCCTGTCCTTTCTCTCGACGATATGCGCAACTCCATTCATAAGCTGCTGGATGTGCGCAATCAGGATATGTGGATGCTGTTTGGCACGCTGCCGTTCTTTGCCTGCTCAGACCGGGAAGAAGACCGCAAGCTGCTTCGCCGACTGCGTCAGGAACCGAATATTACGGTGCGTAATGATCCGGACGGAAGAAACCGCGTAAATGTGAATATGTTCACGGGCAGCGTATATGTGACGGATTTCGCAGACATTCCGGCTTTCGGAAATATTCAGGAGCGCGGTCTGGACGATATTTTCGGTGAATGGCTGAATGAGCATCCGTTGAATCAGACCGTGAACTGTCATTGTGATGCCGCTGCCTGTTGCGGACCGAATCTGCTCGTAGCGGATATGTATTACAAGGGAGTCGATTTTAAATCCAGAAAAGCATTACAACTATGAGCATTTTGCATAAATCCAATTAGCGACTTTCAATCATACCATGGAGCGTTGCAAGTCAAATGATGCAAAATGCTAACTATAGAAATGGGGAGTTCGTATTGGAAGGTCATACCGAGTTTCATTGGGGATTGCTAACGGTGAATCTTCTTTTGGTACTGCTGCTCGTCTTTCTGAACGGTGTATTTGTGGCGGCGGAATTTTCGCTGGTCAAAATGCGCCAATCCCGATTGACGCAGCTCCAAAGTGAGGGGCATCGCATGGCAGGCTATGCGCTAAAGGTGAACCAGAAGCTGGATGCTTACCTGTCCGCTACCCAATTAGGCATTACGCTGGCTTCATTGGGCTTGGGCTGGATTGGTGAACCAGCAATATCCGGCTACCTGATCGAGCCACTCATGCACAAACTCGGTGTAACTGACGGTACACTGATTACAACGGTATCCGTTGTCGTCGGATTTTGCGTGATTACCTTTTTGCATATTGTATTGGGTGAGTTGGCTCCAAAGTCTTTGGCGATCCAGAAAACCGAAGGTGTGGCATTGTTTTTATCCGCTCCTTTGCTCCTTTTTTACAAGATATTTCTGCCCGTCATCTGGGTGTTGAATGCCGCGGCGAATTTGTTATTACGGGCGTTCGGCATCCAGCCTGCGAGTGAAGCAGAAGCGGCGCATTCGGAGGAAGAGATCCGTATCTTGATGAATCAGAGTGCCAAAAGCGGTGTTATTGATAAGGACGAAATCAAGCTGATGGACAATATTTTTGATTTTTCCGATTTGCTGGCCCGTGAAATTATGCTTCCTCGTACGGATATGGACTGCTTGTATACGAATTTATCGTTTAAGGAAAATCTGAAAATCATCAGTGATACCAAGCATTCTCGCTACCCGGTAGCGGTTGAGGATAAGGACCAGATTATCGGCTTTGTTCATATTACCGATCTTCTATTGGCTGAGCAGGGCGAGCAATTGGATCTGGCCTCGGTAGTGCGTCCTATTTTGAATGTGCCAGAATCCATGGAAGTGAGTCACGTGCTGCGCCTTATGCAGAAAAAGCATTCTCAGATGACTCTCGTGGTCGATGAGTACGGCGGAACGGCCGGGCTGCTGACAGCGGAGGAAATATTGGAGGAAATTGTCGGGGATCTATACGATGAATTTGAGGATGAACGTCCGAGCGTGGAGATTAAGGATAATCTCATTTCGGTGGACGGCCGTATGCTCATTGAGGATGTCAATGATCTGACCGGGGTGAACATTGAAGACGACGAAGTGGATTCCATCGGGGGCTGGCTGTTTAAAGAACTGGAAGGCAGCCCAGTGAAGGGGAAAAAGATTGAGTTTTATAACCTGACCTTTGAGGTGGAGGAAGCGACAAGGCTTCGTATTATGAGAGTGAGGATTCACCGCAAGCTCGACCCTGTGATCGAAGATGAACTTTCCGCCGATGAGTCCTGATCCATAGATATGGTTAGGGTCGGTTCCGGTATGAAAGCTATTATAGAGTGTAAAAGCAAGAGCCTTTAGATCCACGTTATCGTGGTTTTGAAGGTTCTTTTTTTATCTGTAATTTTTTGTTCGAGACTTGGGCGATGCCGCATATGTTGAATAGTAAAGCAGATGGATCAATCAAAGGAGGTCCCGGCCCGTGAAATTTCCACAGCAAGGTGAGTTTGCCCCGTTTGTCGGTCCGTTCGATCCGTGCCCGCCCGTTTTATGCAAAACCTATGTGCTTCCACCGAACCTGTTTGTACAATTTCAGCCCCCAGGTCTGCCTCAATTCAGTCCGGAGGAGGCGCTGAGGAAGGGAACGCTATGGCCTTTGTTTTACAGCCCTTATGAGTCTTGTAGAAACCAGGGGGGAGGCGAGTAAAATGGATTATCCAAATCAGGGTCAGGCCCAAAACCAGCCTCAGAATCGAAATCAGGTTGAGAACCAACAGCAGAACCCGTATCAAAGCCCCTATGCAAACCCGTATCAACAGCAAGACCATACTGAGGGCTACAATCAGAACGACAGAAACCCATACCAAGGCTATGCGCCCCAGACCAAGCCGGGTGATGCACAGTTTTATGCGCTGCTGGAGAAGCTGCAGACGGTGGATTTTGTATTGGTGGAACTGAATTTGTATCTCAATACGCACCCGGATGATTTACAGGCTATCGAACAGTTCAATAAGCTGACACAGGAAAGGACCGGGATTGCCAATGAGTACCAGATCCTGTACGGACCTCTGCAAAATTTTGGCCGTGCCTATTCCAAGTACCCTTGGGAATGGAGCCAATCCCCTTGGCCGTGGCAGGTATAGGCAGGTACAACCTTTTATAAAGGAGGAACATAAATGTGGGTATATGAAAAAAAGCTGCAATATCCCGTACGTGTCAGCAAATGTGATCCTCACATGGCCAAGTTGCTCATGGAGCAGTATGGCGGAGCGGATGGCGAGCTGGCGGCGGCTTTGCGGTATCTGAATCAGCGGTATACGATTCCGGATAAGGTTATCGGCGTACTTAATGATATAGGTACGGAAGAATTTGCTCATCTCGAAATGATTGCGACTATGATTTACAAGCTGACCAAGGATGCGAGTGTAGAGCAAATGAAGGCAGCCGGGCTGGGGGAATATTATGCGGCGCATGATCATGCGCTGTATTACCAGAGCGCAGGCGGCGTTCCTTTTACAGCGACCTATTTTCAAGCCAAGGGTGATCCAATCGCGGATTTGTATGAGGATATTGCGGCAGAGGAAAAGGCGAGAGCTACATATCAGTGGCTGATTGATTTGACAGATGATGTGGATTTGCAGGATAGTCTGAAGTTTCTGCGTGAACGCGAAATAATCCACTCGCTCCGTTTCCACGAGTCTGTGGAAATTTTGAAGGGGGAACGAGACCGGAAGAAAATATTTTGAGGGAATGGGAAATGGATATCCTAAGTACATTTTCCGTTAGAACAGTTTCACGGCGTGTGTATCACTGTAATCCAATGTATGGAAGGGGATGAGGATAAGCTTATTGTAAAATGAAAGGCGCTCCAGTTAGAAGCGCCTTTCGCAGCGTCTATACAGATGAGCAAGCATGGTTATAGGTAACTCATTCGAGAGATGATGTACTGGCAGCAGATGATGGCGCATCTTAATTAAGTCGAATGATGGTCAATGATGCGCCTGTCGCACCGCCTCCGACCAATGTGGCAGCACCTACGGCCCCGAAAAATTGCACGCTGATGGTTGTTGCGGCTGCTACGTTCACGATAACAGTATTGTTATAAGAGGACAGCGAGATCACGGGAGACAGGACGGACCCTGGAGCCTGCACGCCGTTAATGAGCAAACGGCTGCTCAGAAGAAGACCAACTGTTGTGTTCAACTCATAAGCGATGTAGTAGGTTCCGGCGTTCGCCAGAGTCAATACATCATTAGTACCGTTGATGGTAACGCCTCCGCTCAGCGTCTGAGGCGGACCGGGGAAGGTCACGTTCGTTCCACCAAGCAATACGGTTATTAGGCCACCAGTTGTATTCGCCACAAAAGCATTCGTAGCGGTGATATTGATACCTGTGGCTCCGGTTACACCTGTGGCTCCAGCAACACCAGTAGCTCCCGTCACCCCTGTACCGGTGGCTCCCGTCACTCCTATAGATCCAGTGCCTCCGGCCGGTCCTACCGGTCCTACTGCCCCCGCCGCACCCGCAGGGCCTGTGGCCCCGACCAGACCTGTGGCTCCGGTGGCTCCGGCTAAGCCAGCAACTCCGGTAGCCCCTGTAGCTCCAACTGCTCCAACTGCACCCGCAGTTCCTGCAGCACCTGTAGCCCCAGTGGCACCTGCGGCTCCTGTCGCACCCGTCCCCCCTGTCGGGCCGACCGGACCGCCCGCAGGACCTGTCGGTCCAGTCGATCCTGTGGGACCGGCCAGTGTGGGGGCGGCCAGCACACTTTCAAGCTTTGCTTGCAGCAGCAGCTCTTTCTTCACGGTGGTGTCCAGCACGCTTTTGACACTTTGATCTACGGCAAGAACGTCAGCAATGGTAGCCGTTCCTCCCGTCAGCCCAGGTATCGTGCCGAGCACATATTGAATTTTTTCACCCTCGGCATTGATGATGTGACTAAGTCCCAATTCCTCAAAGGCAATGGATGATAGCAACAGGTTAATCGCGTCATCCCGTGTTAGGTTAATCGTGGGTGTTACATTGGGAATATTAGGGAAGGACATGTGAAACCTCCTTATGACATAAATCTGATGTGTTTCATACGTTGTGGCTATCGGAAATGTTTAGAATATGGAAGCAGGGGGGACAGCCATACTTTTCCGAAGGTAGGCTGTCTTTTTGGAGTGACAGGCTTTTGTTGCTGTACATAGGCGTCGAAGCCACCGGGATCGCCTGAATACATTTTGTAAACGGATTGCAATTGCTCGATTGCTTGGGGTAAATGATTCATTTGACCCGGTGGTAACGTGGAGGCCGCATGGCCTGAATCCCACTGGAACTTTAATAATTGCAGCCAGCCCAGACTGCTGGCTCTCCTTGCTTGTTGAACCTCCGAAGGAAACTGTGAGCTTTCCGAAGAAGGGGAGGAGTTGATCTGCTTTTTGAGCCAATGCATCAGGTGCTGCCCATGCTCCAAAAGGTGAAGGGAGCGTTCAATCTGATGGTACAGTCTCAGGGCCTCCTGATGTTCATCTTTGTACAGGCGGGTGGAAGGGTCGACGGACAGGAGAAATTGCAAGCGGATGATTTGTTCGAATAAGAGGGATGCAGCCGTCTCCAGGGCATCTATGGAAATAGAAATTTCAGACAGGACACTTCTGTATTCCCGCCGGAGTCGGATGTCATCATGCAAAGTGGATATAAGTGTGTTCCAATGATTTCCGACTTCCATTTGGATCAGGAGCGATATCTCCAATTGCTGGAGGGTAGAATGATTCAATTGCAGCCACAAGGGAGAGGAGATGTTTTCGTTTGTTTTGTCCGACAAAAAGGAGACCATTCGGCTTTGAGATTTGGCTAATGTGGCTAAACCTGTGTTGAGATGGGCTGCGGCTCGGAAAAGCTGGAGGACGTAAGGTTCATCTGGCGGATGGCTGCTAAACCCTTTATTCTTCATCGCATTCATCAGGGTCTCCGCAGCATTCCCAATCGTCTTTTTTGCGGCATGGATTGTGATCACCACCCTTTTTCGGGCAAGACCGACCGCTGTGATCAGGATCAGGGTAACAGTTAGACCTGCTTTCTCCATCGAGTAGTAATACGTCCTCCAGTTTGTGCTGGAGCAAAATCTGGTTATTCACCACCCCTCGCAATACTCGTTCTACACTTCGATTCAACTGCAGGATATCTTGCAGGCAAACGTCCTCGTCGTTTACGAACCGTTGTATTTTTTCACCTTCTGCATGAAGTATGCTGGACAGGCCCATTTCCTCCATAGCAATAGATGCGAGTATCATATGAATAACTTCTTTTCTCGTTAGAGAGATGAGG carries:
- a CDS encoding spore coat protein CotJB translates to MDYPNQGQAQNQPQNRNQVENQQQNPYQSPYANPYQQQDHTEGYNQNDRNPYQGYAPQTKPGDAQFYALLEKLQTVDFVLVELNLYLNTHPDDLQAIEQFNKLTQERTGIANEYQILYGPLQNFGRAYSKYPWEWSQSPWPWQV
- a CDS encoding HD-GYP domain-containing protein, giving the protein MQLGGFRYHNNRERIKLRLVPVTLLRAGMKLGKKIYNENGMVLLSEGVELTSRLIERLGQVGIGYVYIEDAVTEDIVIPEMIHEQTRKMALQEIKKQFQGQTSYSVDHKHQYFGKSFYKVMESILDDIGGRQDAVIMLMDIGAADQDLYHHSLNVCLYSLVLGISNGYNNNQLMELGIGSLLHDIGKMKISPQVLYKPGKLTDEEYEHMKTHTVIGYKLLKDEPGIPLLSAHCALQHHERIDGSGYPNGWKKDQIHEYAKWIGLADSYDAMTASRIYKQPLLPYEAMEVLYAGAGTLYEQRMLEAFRDCVAIYPLGLSVMLNTGEEGVVVRIHSKIPQRPVIRIVRDRDGQELKAPYDVDLSVSLSVMITNTLGATASPFGAMHVD
- a CDS encoding manganese catalase family protein yields the protein MWVYEKKLQYPVRVSKCDPHMAKLLMEQYGGADGELAAALRYLNQRYTIPDKVIGVLNDIGTEEFAHLEMIATMIYKLTKDASVEQMKAAGLGEYYAAHDHALYYQSAGGVPFTATYFQAKGDPIADLYEDIAAEEKARATYQWLIDLTDDVDLQDSLKFLREREIIHSLRFHESVEILKGERDRKKIF
- a CDS encoding spore coat associated protein CotJA, giving the protein MKFPQQGEFAPFVGPFDPCPPVLCKTYVLPPNLFVQFQPPGLPQFSPEEALRKGTLWPLFYSPYESCRNQGGGE
- the yfkAB gene encoding radical SAM/CxCxxxxC motif protein YfkAB — its product is MTVLQNNTLSQISPAYDPWDPIVSLRTHGRHLLTSVEMTVTHLCNMRCEHCAVGDMLVMKEAPFLPLDLMLKRLDEVEHLETISMTGGEPALLDKTVDEVIVPLLKYAKERGIRSQINSNLTLDIRRYEKMLPYLDVMHISFNYLNADDFYEVGFANTGRPTPRAGAVRLYEKMVENARRLSEMGMFISAESMINYRTHTKLDGIHQLINEMGCRRHEVHPMYASNFASTLPVLSLDDMRNSIHKLLDVRNQDMWMLFGTLPFFACSDREEDRKLLRRLRQEPNITVRNDPDGRNRVNVNMFTGSVYVTDFADIPAFGNIQERGLDDIFGEWLNEHPLNQTVNCHCDAAACCGPNLLVADMYYKGVDFKSRKALQL
- a CDS encoding collagen-like protein, producing MSFPNIPNVTPTINLTRDDAINLLLSSIAFEELGLSHIINAEGEKIQYVLGTIPGLTGGTATIADVLAVDQSVKSVLDTTVKKELLLQAKLESVLAAPTLAGPTGSTGPTGPAGGPVGPTGGTGATGAAGATGATGAAGTAGAVGAVGATGATGVAGLAGATGATGLVGATGPAGAAGAVGPVGPAGGTGSIGVTGATGTGVTGATGVAGATGVTGATGINITATNAFVANTTGGLITVLLGGTNVTFPGPPQTLSGGVTINGTNDVLTLANAGTYYIAYELNTTVGLLLSSRLLINGVQAPGSVLSPVISLSSYNNTVIVNVAAATTISVQFFGAVGAATLVGGGATGASLTIIRLN
- a CDS encoding hemolysin family protein codes for the protein MEGHTEFHWGLLTVNLLLVLLLVFLNGVFVAAEFSLVKMRQSRLTQLQSEGHRMAGYALKVNQKLDAYLSATQLGITLASLGLGWIGEPAISGYLIEPLMHKLGVTDGTLITTVSVVVGFCVITFLHIVLGELAPKSLAIQKTEGVALFLSAPLLLFYKIFLPVIWVLNAAANLLLRAFGIQPASEAEAAHSEEEIRILMNQSAKSGVIDKDEIKLMDNIFDFSDLLAREIMLPRTDMDCLYTNLSFKENLKIISDTKHSRYPVAVEDKDQIIGFVHITDLLLAEQGEQLDLASVVRPILNVPESMEVSHVLRLMQKKHSQMTLVVDEYGGTAGLLTAEEILEEIVGDLYDEFEDERPSVEIKDNLISVDGRMLIEDVNDLTGVNIEDDEVDSIGGWLFKELEGSPVKGKKIEFYNLTFEVEEATRLRIMRVRIHRKLDPVIEDELSADES